In the genome of Myxococcus stipitatus, one region contains:
- a CDS encoding endo-1,3-alpha-glucanase family glycosylhydrolase, giving the protein MRIAMDFSRARLAAFLLAPLLSASCTGGAPDESLPHEDGAPEAAVRPSAPDADLAPAAAPSLATVLVATGATWRYLDTGVDLGTAWTAMGFTDAPWAMGASPLGYAETDLATSVSYGANATNKHITTYFRHTFTVADAARVRELLVRLQRDDGAIVYLNGTEVFRSNLPTGAVGYRTLAPATIAVPAEEQTWVSQDIDAAALRTGTNVLAVELHQSAVNTSDARFNLELSATLAPAPTPISECYPFDMPTTAALRAAPKKVFGFYYPIFPISIDNAQPASDYWTGWMTPESRNGEYANIGGLMRDRPLPRVPWADSAWRQRDFETEVRRAIASGMDGFIYEHPYRVSSDTRNNQLTVMLAAAAAVDPEFRIVLSPDFPTEAEGTTDGLVSMIASVAQHPSVHKLNGAIVLASFNPERKSVAFWTELKTRLAAQGIPITFWPLLSYTGDVAKYAEWNNLVTGFSTWGERTAQSGENMRRWSVEAHRRGKLWMSPVAFEDVRHKLTDSENSSRVYWEAQNSLAFRTQFEKAMEGDADWIALLTLTDYGESWMTASQERGYVIMDWIAYYTTWFKTGQRPTIVRDTLYYTHRRHRTDAPFDATKQTARAMKLRGGVAASNQVELLAFIKEPGRLVITQGTDVRTLDVTSAGMTAFQAALVPGTTPVFELQRGGVTVQRLESRTAVVAQPVYQDLMYHAGGGRSCTRP; this is encoded by the coding sequence CTCGTCGCGACGGGCGCTACGTGGCGCTACCTGGACACAGGTGTGGACCTGGGCACGGCGTGGACGGCGATGGGCTTCACGGACGCGCCATGGGCGATGGGAGCCTCTCCGCTGGGCTACGCCGAGACGGACCTGGCCACGTCGGTCTCCTACGGCGCCAACGCCACCAACAAGCACATCACCACGTACTTCCGGCACACATTCACCGTCGCGGACGCGGCGCGGGTCAGGGAGCTGCTGGTGCGATTGCAGCGGGATGATGGGGCCATCGTCTACCTGAATGGCACCGAGGTCTTTCGCAGCAACTTGCCCACTGGAGCCGTGGGCTACCGCACGCTGGCGCCCGCCACCATCGCGGTGCCCGCGGAGGAGCAGACGTGGGTGAGCCAGGACATCGACGCGGCGGCGCTGCGCACGGGGACGAATGTGCTCGCGGTGGAGCTGCACCAGTCCGCGGTGAACACATCCGATGCTCGATTCAACCTGGAGCTGAGCGCCACGCTCGCGCCCGCGCCGACACCCATCTCCGAGTGCTACCCGTTCGACATGCCCACGACGGCGGCGCTGCGCGCGGCGCCGAAGAAGGTCTTCGGCTTCTACTACCCCATCTTCCCCATCTCCATCGACAACGCGCAGCCCGCGTCGGACTACTGGACGGGCTGGATGACGCCCGAGTCGCGCAACGGCGAGTACGCCAACATCGGCGGACTGATGAGGGACAGGCCTCTGCCCCGTGTCCCCTGGGCCGACAGCGCGTGGCGGCAGCGTGACTTCGAGACGGAGGTGCGCCGCGCGATTGCCTCCGGCATGGACGGCTTCATCTACGAGCACCCGTACCGCGTCTCGTCGGACACGCGGAACAACCAGCTCACCGTCATGCTCGCGGCGGCGGCGGCGGTGGACCCGGAGTTCCGCATCGTCCTCAGCCCGGACTTCCCCACCGAGGCCGAAGGCACCACGGACGGACTGGTGTCGATGATTGCTTCCGTGGCGCAGCACCCGTCCGTGCACAAGCTCAACGGAGCCATCGTCCTGGCCAGCTTCAACCCGGAGCGCAAGTCGGTGGCCTTCTGGACCGAGCTGAAGACGCGGCTCGCGGCGCAGGGCATCCCCATCACGTTCTGGCCGCTCCTGTCGTACACGGGCGACGTGGCGAAGTACGCGGAGTGGAACAACCTGGTGACCGGCTTCTCCACATGGGGAGAGCGCACCGCGCAGTCCGGAGAGAACATGCGCCGCTGGAGCGTGGAGGCACACCGTCGCGGCAAGCTGTGGATGTCCCCCGTCGCGTTCGAGGACGTGCGCCACAAGCTCACGGACAGCGAGAACAGCAGCCGCGTGTACTGGGAGGCGCAGAACAGCCTGGCGTTCCGCACACAGTTCGAGAAGGCGATGGAGGGCGACGCGGACTGGATTGCGTTGCTGACGCTGACGGATTACGGCGAGTCGTGGATGACGGCGTCCCAGGAGCGTGGCTACGTCATCATGGATTGGATTGCGTACTACACCACCTGGTTCAAGACAGGGCAGCGCCCCACCATCGTCCGGGACACGCTCTATTACACGCACCGTCGGCACCGCACGGACGCGCCCTTCGACGCCACGAAGCAGACGGCGCGCGCCATGAAACTGCGGGGCGGGGTCGCCGCGTCCAACCAGGTGGAGTTGCTCGCGTTCATCAAGGAACCGGGCCGGCTGGTCATCACGCAGGGCACCGACGTACGCACGTTGGACGTGACGAGCGCGGGGATGACGGCCTTCCAGGCGGCGCTGGTGCCCGGAACCACGCCTGTCTTCGAACTCCAGCGCGGCGGTGTCACCGTGCAGCGTCTGGAGAGCAGGACCGCCGTCGTCGCACAGCCCGTCTATCAGGACCTCATGTATCACGCGGGCGGTGGGCGTTCCTGCACGCGGCCGTGA